A genomic window from Lotus japonicus ecotype B-129 chromosome 1, LjGifu_v1.2 includes:
- the LOC130733989 gene encoding uncharacterized protein LOC130733989: MKKLLTSSSPSSYSSTPSSSSTLSFNPTLCNSKSGCLTSILHRILCSGALQTHPSDQIIELGSSMSVVSGKVQEFKAMQNTEAANSTKISPGVVGRLMGLDSMGEVQKPSEANPSSLSRSRSMNSVDYLGECKRMEGLHRRVKSSSSSSSFSEVPSFHLLENENFLVLSFESGCESKEFKSKGRRKGLKKNKREKVSGMSCVNVGNGGEVQFATNMKHKEGANGEKVKKRKKGTAAFYNTEKKVESECSSEDASPVSVFDFERDAPRTDVDIFGDDMNWRRKLSPELENDQHFILHSDGIFMNEERKINEIENSKHEGPKNKEKQSQEFVHIWGEICRLVEDELVRSNQLQEVMRKQGDFGSISADLESEIFDHLLNELVDQLVGNPLKALQL; the protein is encoded by the exons ATGAAGAAGCTCTTgacatcatcatcaccatcttctTATTCATCAaccccatcatcttcttccactCTCAGTTTCAACCCCACTTTGTGCAACTCCAAAAGTGGGTGTCTCACATCCATCTTGCACAGGATTCTCTGTTCTGGTGCCCTTCAAACACACCCATCAGACCAAATTATAGAACTTGGTTCTTCAATGTCAGTGGTGAGTGGAAAAGTTCAAGAATTTAAGGCAATGCAGAACACTGAAGCTGCTAACTCTACTAAAATTTCTCCTGGGGTAGTGGGAAGATTGATGGGTTTGGACTCAATGGGAGAGGTTCAGAAACCCTCTGAAGCAAACCCGAGTTCTCTTTCGCGCAGCCGATCCATGAACTCTGTGGACTACTTGGGGGAATGCAAGAGAATGGAGGGTCTGCATAGGCGTGttaaatcttcatcttcatcctcatccttcagtgaagttccaagTTTCCACTTGCTAGAAAATGAGAACTTTTTGGTTCTCAGTTTCGAAAGTGGATGTGAGAGTAAGGAATTCAAGtccaaaggaagaagaaaaggattgaagaaaaacaagagagaaaaggtgTCTGGTATGTCTTGTGTCAATGTGGGAAATGGTGGTGAAGTTCAATTTGCAACCAACATGAAGCATAAGGAAGGTGCCAATGGTGAGAaagtgaagaagaggaagaagggaacAGCAGCATTTTACAACACAGAAAAGAAGGTAGAAAGTGAATGCAGTTCAGAAGATGCAAGCCCAGTTTCTGTCTTTGATTTTGAGCGTGATGCTCCAAGAACAG ATGTAGATATTTTTGGTGATGATATGAATTGGAGAAGAAAATTGTCACCAGAGCTTGAAAATGACCAGCATTTTATTCTGCATTCTGATGGTATTTTCATGAATGAAGAGAGGAAGATTAACGAAATTGAGAACAGCAAACATGAAGGACCAAAGAACAAAGAGAAGCAGAGCCAagagtttgtacatatttgggGTGAAATTTGCAGGCTAGTTGAAGATGAATTGGTTAGATCGAATCAGTTGCAAGAAGTGATGAGAAAACAAGGTGATTTTGGAAGTATAAGTGCAGATCTTGAGTCAGAAATTTTTGATCACTTGCTAAATGAGCTTGTAGATCAACTTGTTGGCAATCCCTTGAAAGCATTGCAGCTTTAA